In Hyphomicrobiales bacterium, the sequence CCGGGATGAAAGGCGTGTCGGCGGCGACGCTCGACAGCCATGCCGTTTCCGGGCTGCGCTCCGCCAGCCAATCCAGGCCGGCGAGGATGCCGGCGAGCGGGCCGGCGAAATCCGGCACCGTATCGGCGACGACAGGGAGATCGAAAGCCGCGAACCGGGCCGGATCGCCATTGGCATTGAGAACAAGGCCGGCGCATTGCCCGCGCAGCCGCTCGATCACATGCGCCAGGACCGGCCTGCCGGCGAGCGGCCTGAGAGGCTTGTCGCCACCGCCCATGCGCCGGGCCAGGCCGCCGGCGAGGATCAGGCCGAAGGTCGACGGAACCACGATGCCGATCAGGCGGCGAGCCGGATCGCGTCCGCGACCCAAAGCTCCACCGCCGCCATATCGGCTGCGAGCTCGACCCAGTCGTCGCCGGCGAATTCACGCCAGGCCGGCAGGAAATCGCGACGGACGGCGATCAGCACCGGCAGCTCCGCCATGACCGCATTCGCGATCTCCTGGCGCAGCCCCTCGCCCAG encodes:
- the mobA gene encoding Molybdenum cofactor guanylyltransferase, whose protein sequence is MGRGRDPARRLIGIVVPSTFGLILAGGLARRMGGGDKPLRPLAGRPVLAHVIERLRGQCAGLVLNANGDPARFAAFDLPVVADTVPDFAGPLAGILAGLDWLAERSPETAWLSSVAADTPFIPGDLVEKLHEARAVAGVPLACAASGGQAHHAIGLWPVALRDDLRRALAAGERKIGRWTQDRGVATVEWAAEPVDPFFNINTPDDLREAERLAALSNSS